A single region of the Micropterus dolomieu isolate WLL.071019.BEF.003 ecotype Adirondacks linkage group LG18, ASM2129224v1, whole genome shotgun sequence genome encodes:
- the si:dkeyp-67f1.2 gene encoding protein FAM3C — protein sequence MRYQAVLRLAAVTAVLLITWGISINSFDVRKARSILRLNYEDQIKPTFKTATPKCNLSRACPPDHFAFYIRSGAANVVGPKICFDGKIIMSHVLNNVGPGLNIVVVNGEKGLVEKCGYLNMISGNPHDILAYLNAIKPGMIVLVASFDDVTTKMTKEMRDVFVGMGSTLITSVKHRDSWVFAGRAGAENKTLFEKQAVNEEKTNVYENWPDMVEVDGCFQRTITDGHEP from the exons ATGAGATATCAAG CTGTTCTGCGCCTTGCTGCTGTAACTGCTGTCCTCCTAATAACATGGGGAATCTCCATCAACTCATTTGATGTGCGGAAAGCAAGAAGTATTCTCA ggcTTAATTACGAAGATCAAATCAAACCTACATTCAAAACAG CTACACCTAAGTGCAACCTCTCTAGAGCCTGTCCACCCGACCATTTCGCTTTTTACATCAGGAGCGGAGCAGCTAATGTTGTCGGACCAAAGATCTGTTTTGATggtaaaat CATCATGAGTCATGTGTTGAATAATGTGGGACCAGGACTGAACATTGTGGTGGTAAATG GTGAAAAAGGACTTGTGGAAAAATGTGGCTATCTTAATATGATATCTGGAA ACCCACACGACATATTGGCGTACCTGAACGCGATAAAACCTGGAATGATTGTTTTGGTGGCCTCGTTTGATGATGTGACAACAAA GATGACAAAAGAAATGAGGGATGTATTTGTTGGAATGGGAAGCACTTTGATCAcatctgtaaaacacagagacagctgGGTGTTTGCTGGAAGAGCAGGGGCAGAAAATAAAACCCTCTTTGAGAAG CAAGCTGTTAATGAAGAGAAAACCAACGTTTATGAAAACTGGCCGGATATGGTGGAGGTGGACGGCTGCTTCCAAAGGACCATAACTGACGGACATGAACCTTAA